Proteins from a genomic interval of Oncorhynchus kisutch isolate 150728-3 linkage group LG28, Okis_V2, whole genome shotgun sequence:
- the LOC109873441 gene encoding calpain-5-like, translated as MFSTATSYKNQHYSELKKECLEDKKLFEDPEFPVTNASLFYRKPPPGMVEWKRPREISDEPHLFVEGISSHDLNQGRVGNCWFVAACSCLALKTDLWQKVIPDWKEQEWDSKHPENYAGIFHFQFWVFGAWVDVVVDDRLPTINRELIYCHSKLNNEFWSALLEKAYAKLSGCYESLDGGNTGDAVVDFSGAVTEAINLEAEVFHKDQEKIDNLFEDLLKVYDRGGIISCSIKASPSEIEAWMACGLVKGHAYSVTAVKKVRLGHGLMAYFQNKTIPLIRMRNPWGKTEWNGAWSDSSAEWERVGSMERDKLGITVENDGEFWMVFTDWCKYFTDADVCHLINTSLLTIHKTWHEVVHFGSWTKHSEPLHNRCGGCMNYKQTFLQNPQYLFDMTKEMDEVLISLQQRDMKIHRRISQGENLTLGFAVFKVELNRKYRMHNIITQTNVQTSKYINARTVFTRVMLPKGRYIIIPSTLKPEILGEFMLRVYTDVDSGCRELTEHKPRMRCWSAVTGYPHVVSQIYIHGAEGLENQDGTGGADPYVIVSCEGRSVRSTVKADTLDPVFETRAIFYRKKPRKPITVEVWNSNAVKDQFLGQVVLTGSLKDSTKPQRLQLRKRGRAMADEMPGSITLRIVTCTELTEM; from the exons ATGTTCTCTACGGCCACTTCATACAAGAACCAGCATTACTCGGAGCTGAAGAAGGAATGTCTGGAGGACAAGAAACTGTTTGAGGATCCAGAGTTTCCTGTCACCAACGCATCCCTGTTTTACAGGAAACCACCTCCTGGTATGGTGGAGTGGAAGAGACCGCGG GAAATCAGCGACGAGCCTCATCTGTTTGTGGAGGGCATCAGCTCCCATGACCTGAACCAGGGCCGTGTGGGTAACTGCTGGTTTGTGGCGGCGTGCTCCTGCTTGGCACTGAAAACAGACCTCTGGCAGAAG GTCATCCCTGACTGGAAGGAGCAGGAATGGGACTCTAAGCACCCGGAGAACTACGCTGGCATCTTCCACTTCCAGTTCTGGGTGTTTGGGGCGTGGGTGGATGTGGTGGTGGATGATCGCCTGCCCACCATCAACAGAGAGCTCATCTACTGCCACTCCAAACTCAACAACGAGTTCTGGAGTGCCCTGCTTGAAAAAGCCTATGCCAA GCTCTCTGGCTGCTATGAGTCGCTGGATGGGGGCAACACTGGTGATGCGGTTGTTGATTTCAGTGGAGCCGTGACAGAGGCCATTAACCTGGAGGCTGAAGTTTTCCACAAAGACCAGGAGAAAATAGACAACCTGTTTGAGGACTTGCTCAAAGTCTACGACAGGGGTGGAATCATCAGCTGCTCCATCAAG GCGTCTCCTTCTGAAATCGAGGCTTGGATGGCGTGCGGGCTAGTGAAGGGCCATGCCTACTCAGTGACTGCAGTGAAGAAAGTACGGTTGGGCCACGGTCTGATGGCCTACTTCCAGAACAAGACCATACCCCTGATCCGCATGAGAAACCCCTGGGGAAAGACTGAGTGGAACGGAGCCTGGAGTGACAG CTCAGCAGAATGGGAAAGGGTTGGCAGCATGGAGAGGGATAAGCTTGGCATCACAGTAGAAAACGATGGGGAGTTCTG GATGGTGTTTACAGACTGGTGTAAGTACTTCACGGATGCAGATGTGTGTCATCTCATCAACACCTCTCTGCTCACCATCCACAAGACATGGCATGAAGTGGTGCATTTCGGGAGTTGGACCAAGCATTCAGAGCCCCTGCACAACCGCTGTGGTGGCTGCATGAACTACAAACAGACCTTCCTACAGAACCCCCAGTACCTGTTTGACATGACCAAGGAGATGGATGAGGTTCTGATCTCCCTACAGCAGAGAGACATGAAGATCCACAGACGTATCAGCCAAGGAGAGAACCTCACCCTCGGCTTCGCCGTCTTCAAG GTGGAACTAAACAGAAAGTACCGCATGCATAACATCATCACCCAGACGAACGTGCAAACGTCCAAGTACATCAACGCCCGCACGGTGTTCACGAGGGTCATGCTCCCCAAGGGTCGCTACATCATCATCCCCTCCACCTTAAAACCGGAGATTCTGGGAGAGTTCATGCTGCGCGTTTACACTGATGTAGACTCAGGATGCAG aGAGCTAACAGAACACAAGCCCAGGATGAGGTGTTGGAGTGCAGTCACTGGCTACCCCCATGTTGTGTCCCAGATCTACATCCACGGAGCAGAGGGGCTGGAGAACCAGGACGGCACAGGGG GTGCAGATCCATATGTGATTGTGTCCTGTGAGGGCCGCTCAGTCCGGTCAACAGTTAAGGCAGACACCCTGGACCCGGTGTTTGAGACCAGAGCCATCTTCTACAGAAAGAAGCCCAGGAAGCCAATCACTGTGGAG GTGTGGAATAGTAACGCTGTGAAGGACCAGTTCCTGGGCCAGGTGGTTCTGACAGGCTCGTTAAAAGACTCCACCAAACCCCAGAGGCTCCAGCTAAGGAAAAGAGGCAGAGCCATGGCCGACGAGATGCCTGGCTCCATCACCCTCCGCATCGTCACCTGCACCGAGCTCACAGAGATGTGA